A genomic segment from Fusarium fujikuroi IMI 58289 draft genome, chromosome FFUJ_chr04 encodes:
- a CDS encoding related to ankyrin repeat-containing YAR1 — translation MAPKLTEEEIDDLIYFARAGEQEDLTETIKSLAERENVSPAEIVAAAQDASNKSTCLHMATGNGHLEIVRQLIQYFDTQPKEQKQAFLDEANEAGNTGLHWAALGGHLDVIKLLLEQGASPALANEQNYVPLDLAYFNHKNDVAEYFLSTAKKLEEKNQEEGGLSAAVGSVEIEEGDEKVEEKKETS, via the exons atggcaccCAAACTCAcggaagaagagattgatGATCTCATTTACTTTGCGCGAGCAGGAGAGCAGGAGGATCTGACTGAGACTATCAAGAGTCTGGCGGAGCGGGAGAATGTCAGTCCTGCTGAGATTGTAGCGGCTGCTCAAGATGCTTCCAACAAGTCAACATGTTTACACATGGCGACAGGAAATGGTCACCTAG AAATCGTCAGGCAACTCATCCAATATTTCGATACCCAACCAAAGGAGCAGAAGCAGGCATTTCTTGACGAGGCAAACGAGGCCGGAAACACAGGCCTTCACTGGGCAGCACTGGGCGGTCACCTCGATGTCATCAAGCTGCTCCTGGAGCAAGGCGCTTCCCCCGCGCTGGCAAACGAGCAGAACTACGTTCCTCTTGATCTGGCCTACTTCAACCACAAGAACGACGTTGCTGAGTACTTCTTGTCAACTgctaagaagcttgaggaaAAGAACCAAGAAGAGGGTGGTCTGAGCGCTGCCGTTGGGTCGgttgagatcgaggagggagatgaaaaggtcgaggagaagaaggagaccTCATAG